In Fluviicola taffensis DSM 16823, the following are encoded in one genomic region:
- the murD gene encoding UDP-N-acetylmuramoyl-L-alanine--D-glutamate ligase — protein sequence MNIQNKIVVVLGAGESGVGAAILAKVKGANVFVSDFGSIKDSFQGELNEHQLDWEQRTHSMDRILEADLVIKSPGIPQKAPVMKAIREKGIKVISEIEFAGYFTTAKKVCITGSNGKTTTTMLIHHMLKKAGLKVGLAGNVGYSFAKQVALEDNEIYVLELSSFQLDDMEDFKAEIAILTNITPDHLDRYEYNMQLYVNSKFRILNNQTAGDYFIYNADDKTILAELEKRSISAQKLPFSLTQEFEQGAYTANKQLIINFNNQFTMSIHELALKGKHNTQNSLASGLAGRILDIRKDIVRESLSDFVNVEHRLEFVAKVCGIEFINDSKATNINSTWFALESMEQPTIWIVGGVDKGNDYSELVELVKEKVKAIICLGKDNQKIIDTFSGHVETIVEAGSAMEAVAYGYRLAKKDETVLLSPACASFDLFENYEDRGNQFKEAVRSL from the coding sequence ATGAATATTCAAAACAAAATAGTGGTTGTTTTGGGCGCTGGCGAAAGCGGTGTCGGTGCTGCGATTCTTGCAAAAGTGAAAGGGGCGAATGTGTTCGTTTCAGATTTTGGAAGTATCAAGGATTCTTTTCAAGGGGAATTGAATGAGCATCAATTGGATTGGGAGCAAAGAACGCATTCAATGGATCGCATCTTAGAAGCTGACTTGGTGATTAAATCGCCAGGAATTCCGCAGAAAGCGCCAGTAATGAAAGCAATTCGTGAAAAGGGAATCAAGGTGATTTCAGAAATCGAATTCGCAGGATATTTCACTACTGCTAAAAAAGTGTGCATCACTGGAAGCAACGGGAAAACAACGACAACTATGTTGATTCACCACATGCTGAAAAAAGCGGGGTTAAAAGTTGGATTGGCTGGAAATGTCGGTTACAGTTTCGCAAAGCAAGTGGCGTTAGAGGATAATGAGATTTACGTGTTGGAATTGAGTTCTTTCCAATTGGATGATATGGAAGATTTCAAAGCGGAAATTGCCATCCTGACGAATATTACTCCAGATCACTTGGATCGCTACGAATACAACATGCAATTATATGTGAATTCGAAATTTCGGATTCTGAATAATCAAACTGCGGGGGATTATTTCATTTACAACGCAGACGATAAAACAATACTTGCTGAATTGGAGAAACGCTCCATTTCAGCACAAAAACTTCCTTTTTCATTGACGCAAGAATTTGAACAAGGAGCTTATACAGCAAACAAACAACTCATCATAAACTTTAACAATCAATTCACTATGTCTATACATGAACTAGCTTTGAAGGGTAAGCACAATACCCAAAATTCCTTAGCTTCAGGGCTTGCAGGAAGAATTCTTGATATTCGCAAGGATATTGTACGCGAAAGTCTGTCTGACTTCGTGAATGTAGAACACCGTTTGGAATTTGTTGCCAAAGTATGTGGTATCGAATTCATCAACGATTCTAAAGCAACAAATATCAATTCAACTTGGTTTGCTTTGGAAAGCATGGAGCAACCAACGATTTGGATTGTTGGTGGTGTTGATAAAGGAAATGACTATTCCGAATTGGTGGAATTGGTGAAAGAAAAGGTGAAAGCAATTATTTGCCTTGGAAAAGACAATCAAAAAATCATCGATACGTTCTCTGGCCATGTGGAAACAATCGTAGAGGCAGGTTCAGCAATGGAAGCTGTTGCTTATGGTTACCGTTTGGCAAAGAAAGACGAAACAGTTTTGTTGTCTCCAGCGTGTGCGAGCTTTGACTTATTCGAAAATTACGAAGACAGAGGAAATCAATTTAAAGAGGCGGTTCGTTCACTTTAA